The Erythrobacter sp. JK5 genome includes a region encoding these proteins:
- a CDS encoding heparinase II/III family protein, with product MESLFQDAEEQLLDSAADDASERPALALGDGGAQPVRDPATEDTVEPSRALALTDVIAPRASAAETMIRLAYRLGVPGHTLSAPFRRPPALRVMATVESPIRGDRAAGTALRAGHFLVHGVKTPIGQIDFDSAARHCPGLERALHSFAWLDDLAASAPRDDCRAVAERITGLWLAANPSPGKGAAWTVEHAGLRLMAWLVHAPIVLAGQEGELKPRLLAAIAETASWLDRKAARDGAGFCQVAGWAAVTAAGLLLPGGKPRRLFGEAALIKALGDLVAEDGGVLSRCPAAQMDAIALLTKLLACYEAVEIAPPAALGVMRELLVPPLLSLRHGDGALGNWQGQGAICADRVAALIAATGVRTRPLKDVQHWGFQRIKCGDTVLQFDAAPPPRARHARTGCASTLAFELSDGPARLIVNCGGAAMAGGQVPARIGQGLRATAAHSTLVLDNANSTAVLLHGKLGKGVELVETEVRMLRKGGGEAQRVEASHDGYAARFGLNHRRILTLNGDGQQLAGEDILVPASRKGKRGKIGFAIRFHLGRGVEAHLSEDGRGASLLTPDGRLWQFRLGADSARAADTRLSCEDSLWVDGDGRPHATEQLVIEGMTSRGGGQFSWLLKKMG from the coding sequence ATGGAATCGCTGTTCCAGGACGCCGAGGAGCAGCTGCTCGATTCCGCCGCCGACGATGCGAGCGAGCGGCCAGCACTGGCGCTGGGCGATGGCGGCGCGCAACCGGTCCGCGATCCGGCAACCGAAGACACCGTCGAGCCGTCGCGCGCGCTCGCGCTGACCGACGTCATTGCACCGCGCGCCAGCGCCGCCGAAACGATGATTCGCCTCGCCTATCGGCTCGGCGTGCCCGGCCACACGTTGTCGGCGCCGTTCCGCAGGCCGCCGGCGTTACGGGTAATGGCGACGGTAGAGAGCCCGATCCGCGGCGACAGGGCGGCTGGCACGGCTCTGCGCGCCGGGCATTTCCTGGTCCACGGAGTCAAGACCCCGATCGGGCAGATCGATTTCGACAGCGCCGCGCGCCATTGTCCGGGGCTCGAACGCGCGCTGCACAGTTTTGCGTGGCTGGACGATCTGGCCGCCAGCGCGCCGCGTGACGATTGCCGCGCGGTGGCAGAGCGGATTACCGGCCTGTGGCTGGCCGCCAATCCATCGCCCGGGAAGGGCGCGGCCTGGACCGTCGAACATGCCGGATTGCGACTGATGGCATGGCTGGTCCACGCGCCGATCGTGCTGGCCGGGCAGGAGGGCGAGCTCAAGCCGCGCCTGCTGGCGGCGATCGCCGAGACGGCCAGCTGGCTCGATCGCAAAGCGGCCCGCGACGGCGCCGGTTTCTGCCAGGTGGCGGGCTGGGCTGCGGTGACGGCAGCGGGATTGCTGCTGCCCGGAGGCAAGCCCCGGAGGCTGTTTGGCGAGGCAGCGCTGATCAAGGCGCTGGGCGATCTGGTCGCCGAGGACGGCGGGGTGCTGTCGCGATGCCCGGCGGCGCAGATGGATGCGATCGCGCTGCTGACCAAACTCCTCGCCTGCTACGAAGCCGTCGAAATTGCGCCGCCCGCAGCGCTTGGCGTGATGCGCGAGTTGCTGGTGCCGCCGCTGCTGTCGCTGCGCCACGGCGACGGCGCACTCGGAAACTGGCAGGGGCAGGGTGCCATTTGCGCCGACCGCGTCGCGGCGCTGATCGCGGCGACCGGGGTGCGCACGCGCCCGCTCAAGGATGTCCAGCATTGGGGGTTCCAGCGGATCAAGTGCGGCGACACAGTCCTGCAATTCGATGCTGCGCCCCCGCCACGTGCGCGCCACGCGCGGACCGGCTGCGCGTCGACGCTGGCGTTCGAACTGTCGGATGGGCCGGCCCGCCTGATCGTCAATTGCGGCGGGGCCGCCATGGCGGGCGGGCAGGTGCCGGCGCGGATCGGACAGGGCCTGCGCGCCACCGCGGCGCATTCGACGCTGGTGCTCGACAATGCCAATTCGACCGCGGTGCTGCTCCACGGCAAGCTCGGCAAGGGGGTCGAGCTGGTCGAGACCGAAGTCCGGATGCTGCGCAAGGGGGGCGGGGAAGCGCAACGGGTCGAGGCCAGCCACGATGGGTATGCCGCGCGGTTCGGATTGAATCACCGACGAATCCTGACCCTCAACGGCGATGGACAGCAGCTGGCGGGGGAGGACATCCTCGTCCCCGCCTCGCGCAAAGGCAAGCGCGGCAAGATCGGATTCGCCATCCGCTTTCACCTGGGGCGCGGTGTGGAGGCGCACCTATCCGAAGACGGTCGGGGCGCCAGCCTGCTCACCCCCGACGGGCGACTGTGGCAATTCCGGCTGGGTGCCGATTCGGCGCGGGCGGCCGATACCAGGCTGTCCTGCGAAGACAGCCTGTGGGTCGATGGCGATGGCCGGCCGCATGCCACCGAGCAATTGGTGATCGAAGGAATGACGTCGCGCGGCGGGGGGCAATTCTCCTGGCTGCTCAAGAAAATGGGATAA
- a CDS encoding M20 family metallopeptidase, protein MLTENLLESARALAPEITSLRRAIHAEPELGLHTPLTMAKVREALADLPLEWRSGSSTTGAVATLVGGKRGGEGPRVLLRGDMDALPMDEKTGLDFASTIPGRMHACGHDTHTAMLAGAVRLLAGQRDELAGTIDFMFQPGEEGHHGARFMLDDGLIDPLPDAAFALHIMPNAPYGVFAGRAGPLLAAADQFTITVSGRGGHASMPHDCADPIPAAAAIVGAIQAMVTRRFRATNAVVVTVTQIHAGTAHNVIPDEVMLAGTIRTLSADHRDKVHALIAETAQQTAAAYGVEADCKLELGFPVTVCDARAVALGAKVARKLGGAQGWRDMADPIMGAEDFSYVLEQVPGAMFFLGVAPDGEDWTQCCAIHSPRMTVDETALPTGTAMLAGCALEFIANGFED, encoded by the coding sequence ATGCTGACCGAAAACCTGCTCGAATCCGCCCGCGCGCTCGCCCCCGAAATCACGTCGCTCAGGCGCGCGATCCACGCCGAGCCCGAGCTGGGCCTGCACACCCCGCTGACCATGGCGAAAGTGCGCGAGGCGCTGGCGGACTTGCCGCTCGAATGGCGCAGCGGCTCGTCGACCACCGGGGCGGTGGCCACTCTCGTCGGCGGCAAGAGGGGCGGCGAGGGCCCGCGCGTGCTGCTGCGCGGCGACATGGACGCGCTGCCGATGGACGAGAAAACCGGGCTCGATTTCGCGTCGACCATCCCCGGCCGCATGCATGCCTGCGGGCACGATACCCACACCGCAATGCTGGCGGGTGCGGTGCGGCTGCTGGCGGGGCAGCGCGACGAACTGGCCGGGACGATCGACTTCATGTTCCAGCCGGGCGAGGAAGGGCATCACGGCGCACGCTTCATGCTCGACGATGGGCTCATCGACCCGTTGCCCGATGCCGCCTTCGCCCTGCACATCATGCCCAACGCACCGTATGGTGTGTTTGCTGGGCGCGCCGGCCCGCTGTTGGCGGCCGCTGACCAGTTCACCATCACCGTAAGCGGCCGGGGCGGGCATGCTTCCATGCCGCACGATTGCGCCGACCCGATTCCCGCCGCCGCCGCGATCGTCGGCGCGATCCAGGCGATGGTCACCCGCCGCTTCAGAGCGACCAACGCGGTGGTGGTGACGGTGACCCAGATTCACGCCGGGACGGCGCACAACGTCATCCCGGACGAGGTGATGCTCGCCGGCACGATCCGCACCCTCAGCGCCGATCACCGCGACAAGGTCCATGCGCTGATTGCGGAAACCGCGCAGCAGACTGCGGCCGCCTACGGGGTCGAGGCGGACTGCAAGCTCGAACTCGGCTTTCCGGTGACCGTCTGCGATGCGCGCGCGGTGGCTCTCGGCGCCAAGGTCGCGCGCAAACTCGGCGGCGCACAAGGATGGCGCGACATGGCCGATCCGATCATGGGCGCAGAGGATTTCTCCTATGTGCTCGAACAGGTGCCGGGCGCGATGTTCTTCCTCGGCGTCGCGCCCGATGGCGAGGACTGGACGCAATGCTGCGCCATCCATTCGCCGCGCATGACGGTGGACGAGACCGCGCTTCCCACAGGCACGGCGATGCTGGCCGGGTGCGCGTTGGAATTCATCGCCAACGGATTCGAAGACTGA
- the prfH gene encoding peptide chain release factor H has product MTEAILHLTSGKGPAECRWVVAQLAKAFADEAARIGVTCEVLDAQEELPASLFMRVSGDGALAFVRERTGTILWIGESPFRPRHKRRNWFVGVSLAPIPDDVPDLRDSDIDFQAMRASGPGGQHVNKTDSAVRATHRPTGLVATAQEQRSQHANRKLAKLKLAMLLEDRRSGASDDVRHERWSLHQQLERGNPVRTYTGPKFKLRKGG; this is encoded by the coding sequence ATGACAGAAGCGATATTGCATCTGACCTCTGGTAAAGGCCCTGCTGAATGCCGTTGGGTGGTTGCGCAGCTGGCCAAAGCTTTTGCTGACGAAGCCGCAAGGATCGGTGTGACCTGTGAGGTGCTCGATGCTCAAGAGGAGCTTCCGGCTTCGCTTTTCATGCGCGTCTCAGGTGATGGGGCGCTCGCCTTTGTGAGGGAGCGGACGGGAACGATCCTCTGGATCGGCGAAAGTCCTTTTCGCCCCAGGCACAAGCGCCGTAACTGGTTTGTCGGCGTTTCGCTCGCGCCTATACCAGATGACGTGCCAGACTTGCGCGATAGCGACATTGACTTTCAGGCGATGCGAGCAAGCGGTCCTGGAGGACAGCACGTCAACAAGACTGACAGCGCTGTACGCGCGACACACCGGCCAACTGGCTTGGTTGCAACCGCGCAGGAGCAGCGATCACAGCACGCAAACCGCAAATTGGCAAAACTAAAATTGGCCATGCTGTTGGAAGATCGTCGTTCAGGCGCAAGTGACGATGTGCGACACGAGCGGTGGTCACTTCACCAGCAACTGGAGCGCGGAAACCCGGTGCGCACGTACACTGGTCCGAAGTTCAAGCTGAGGAAGGGCGGGTAG
- a CDS encoding AlpA family transcriptional regulator → MSNTERIIRLKTVLDRTGLSRSTIYRKIAEGTFPSQVKISIHGAGWHESAINRWIADPVHYCEEEPAE, encoded by the coding sequence ATGTCGAATACCGAACGCATTATCCGGCTCAAGACCGTGCTCGACCGCACCGGCCTTTCCCGCTCCACCATTTATCGCAAGATCGCCGAGGGCACATTCCCGTCGCAGGTCAAGATCAGCATCCATGGCGCGGGCTGGCACGAGTCAGCCATCAATCGCTGGATCGCCGATCCCGTACACTATTGTGAAGAGGAACCGGCGGAATGA
- a CDS encoding DEAD/DEAH box helicase family protein, producing MLNDMNFNGTWRDYQARVLQEMDEHFGDGRLHVVAAPGAGKTVLGLEIVRRIGRPALVFAPTIAIREQWAHRLCPLFLDTPPEAATISRDLADFRDLTLATYQSLDSLRRGEELDALIETLNGRGPLTLVLDEAHHLRREWWKCLNALANRLVDVRLVALTATPPYDASFAEWSRYEELCGPIDLEIGIPELVRNGDLCPHQDHLILSEPTEDALALLARRREAIGRLHMELRANDGLLDWLAAHPWLTDSEAHVEEILEAPEMLSAVLVLLASAGRALPRPPLKLLGVSARNVPPPSLFWLERLLDGLVAQQTADFPLDPAWLKGLRDRLNRHGLIEGGRVRLHHTRSVFKLMTSSLAKLDSIVEIAEAEKQALAGDLRMVVLSDHIRAGDLPKGPDAQFKPAKLGVIPIFEKLRRSAIAEEHLGVLTGSIVILPKSVLAKLTDIANDLHVDPGDFRTSNLPGCPGHVRIECRTGGTAQLVRLVTALFTRGDVRILVGTQSLLGEGWDAPALNSLVLASNTASFMLSNQTRGRAIRIDPAKPAKVANIWHLATVDPEDRESWDAVVSAFNWGFLNDGGAPGLSDITVVARRFKAFEGISNGTSTLIEDGIARLGLDPSKPAASTNLRTFAIAADRHAIAGRWKASLGQGAARSQVRETAAPRYAPRALSWFDTIQALGWSAAGSGVFAAANELRGLASYAGIGAIAMGLAGAATLASLPRLARAGRLVWRNGSLEGSLEAVTGVVLQALVDAEVISARELSGAHVEIRTSLDGRKDIVLTGVSRATERQVMQAVAEILGPVQNPRYLLVRNSWLGLKRRVDYHAVPAALGARKEHAERFAELWRGGVGSSKLVFTRTADGRRTMLRARASSFAAGFQRVVDRRSVWL from the coding sequence ATGCTCAATGACATGAACTTCAATGGGACCTGGCGCGATTATCAGGCCCGCGTCCTTCAAGAGATGGACGAGCATTTTGGCGACGGAAGACTGCATGTCGTGGCGGCCCCGGGCGCCGGAAAGACGGTTCTCGGTCTGGAGATCGTGCGCCGTATCGGAAGGCCGGCGCTGGTATTTGCGCCGACAATCGCCATTCGCGAACAGTGGGCGCACCGCCTTTGTCCATTGTTTCTCGACACTCCGCCCGAAGCCGCGACGATCTCCCGCGATCTGGCGGATTTTCGGGACCTGACGCTGGCGACATACCAGTCGCTCGATAGCCTGCGGCGCGGCGAGGAACTCGATGCGTTGATCGAGACGCTGAATGGCCGAGGACCTCTGACGCTGGTTCTGGACGAAGCACATCACCTGCGGCGCGAATGGTGGAAATGCCTCAACGCGCTGGCCAACCGTCTGGTGGATGTCCGCCTGGTCGCGCTGACGGCAACGCCCCCTTATGATGCGAGCTTCGCCGAATGGTCGCGCTACGAAGAACTGTGCGGACCGATAGACCTGGAAATCGGCATTCCCGAACTGGTCCGCAATGGCGATCTGTGTCCGCATCAGGATCACCTGATCCTGTCGGAGCCCACGGAAGATGCGCTGGCCCTGCTTGCCAGAAGGCGTGAGGCCATTGGCCGGCTGCATATGGAATTGCGGGCGAATGACGGGTTGCTCGACTGGCTGGCCGCGCACCCGTGGCTGACGGATTCCGAAGCGCATGTCGAAGAGATCCTCGAAGCCCCGGAGATGCTCTCGGCAGTGCTGGTTCTGCTGGCATCAGCTGGACGCGCGCTGCCGCGCCCGCCGCTCAAACTGCTCGGCGTGTCGGCGCGCAATGTGCCTCCGCCCTCGCTGTTCTGGCTGGAACGATTGCTGGACGGCCTGGTTGCGCAGCAAACGGCGGACTTTCCACTCGACCCGGCGTGGCTCAAGGGCCTGCGTGACCGGCTGAATCGTCATGGCCTCATCGAAGGAGGGCGGGTCCGCCTGCACCACACGCGCTCGGTCTTCAAGCTGATGACCTCCAGCCTCGCCAAGCTGGATTCGATAGTAGAGATCGCTGAAGCCGAAAAGCAAGCGCTGGCAGGAGACCTGCGCATGGTCGTGCTGTCCGATCACATTCGCGCCGGCGACTTGCCGAAAGGTCCGGATGCACAATTCAAACCTGCCAAGCTGGGCGTGATTCCGATATTCGAGAAGCTGCGGCGCTCGGCAATTGCCGAAGAGCATCTGGGGGTCTTGACCGGAAGCATAGTCATCCTTCCCAAGAGCGTTCTGGCGAAGCTCACCGACATTGCGAACGATCTGCACGTCGATCCTGGCGACTTCAGAACAAGCAATCTGCCGGGATGCCCCGGCCACGTGCGTATCGAATGCAGGACCGGCGGCACCGCTCAATTGGTTCGCCTCGTCACTGCTCTCTTCACACGTGGCGATGTTCGCATACTCGTCGGCACGCAGTCGCTGCTTGGCGAGGGGTGGGACGCGCCCGCACTCAACAGCCTTGTCCTGGCAAGCAACACGGCGTCGTTCATGCTCTCCAATCAGACGCGCGGCCGGGCGATCCGGATCGATCCGGCCAAGCCTGCCAAGGTGGCGAACATTTGGCACCTGGCGACCGTCGATCCGGAAGATCGCGAGAGCTGGGATGCGGTGGTATCGGCCTTCAACTGGGGTTTTCTCAACGATGGGGGCGCGCCGGGGCTATCCGACATCACGGTCGTCGCGCGGCGTTTCAAGGCATTTGAAGGGATTTCCAACGGAACCTCCACCCTCATTGAAGATGGCATTGCCCGCCTGGGACTTGATCCATCGAAACCGGCGGCGTCCACGAACCTCCGGACCTTTGCCATCGCGGCAGACCGGCACGCCATTGCGGGGCGCTGGAAGGCTTCGCTCGGTCAAGGGGCAGCGCGATCGCAGGTGCGCGAGACGGCAGCCCCCCGTTATGCTCCCCGTGCCTTAAGCTGGTTCGATACGATACAGGCTCTGGGCTGGAGCGCTGCAGGCAGCGGGGTGTTTGCAGCGGCCAATGAGTTGCGCGGCCTGGCATCCTATGCAGGGATTGGGGCCATCGCGATGGGGCTGGCCGGTGCAGCCACGCTGGCAAGCCTGCCGCGCCTGGCGAGAGCTGGCAGGCTCGTCTGGCGAAACGGATCGCTCGAAGGCAGCTTGGAAGCCGTAACCGGAGTTGTCTTGCAGGCGCTGGTCGATGCCGAAGTCATCAGCGCGCGCGAACTGAGCGGCGCCCATGTCGAAATCCGTACGAGCCTGGACGGACGCAAGGATATCGTCCTTACCGGAGTGAGCCGGGCTACCGAACGGCAGGTGATGCAGGCAGTGGCGGAAATTCTGGGGCCGGTGCAGAACCCGCGCTACCTGCTGGTGCGCAATTCATGGCTCGGCCTCAAGAGGCGGGTCGATTACCACGCTGTGCCTGCCGCGCTGGGCGCTCGCAAGGAACACGCAGAACGCTTTGCCGAACTTTGGCGCGGGGGTGTTGGCTCATCGAAGCTCGTGTTCACGCGGACGGCGGACGGCAGACGGACAATGCTGAGAGCACGGGCGTCCTCCTTCGCGGCGGGATTTCAGCGGGTTGTGGATCGCCGCTCCGTGTGGCTGTGA
- a CDS encoding DUF2141 domain-containing protein, whose protein sequence is MKAFATGLGALALLATGSAVPVAPVAAQATSTSDYRNTISNNMRNCAPGKGPAVRLTVSGVKSSTGKVRVQVYRGTKSDWLEKGRWLNRIEVPARRGSMTFCMPVPASGPYAIAVRHDANGNGDTDIRQDGGAMSNNPSINLFNLGKPGVDKTRFDVGSGVTSMSIVMKYFG, encoded by the coding sequence ATGAAAGCATTTGCAACAGGATTGGGTGCGCTCGCACTGCTGGCGACGGGATCCGCCGTTCCGGTAGCCCCGGTCGCGGCGCAGGCGACCAGCACCAGCGATTATCGCAACACGATCAGCAACAACATGCGCAACTGCGCGCCGGGCAAGGGCCCGGCGGTGCGCCTCACCGTGAGCGGCGTAAAGAGCTCGACCGGGAAGGTGCGGGTGCAGGTCTATCGCGGCACCAAAAGCGACTGGCTGGAAAAGGGGCGCTGGCTGAACCGCATCGAAGTGCCTGCCCGGCGCGGCAGCATGACCTTCTGCATGCCGGTTCCCGCGAGTGGCCCCTACGCCATCGCCGTCCGCCACGACGCCAATGGCAATGGCGATACCGACATCCGGCAGGATGGCGGCGCGATGTCGAACAACCCCTCGATCAACCTGTTCAATCTCGGCAAGCCGGGCGTCGACAAGACCCGCTTCGATGTCGGCTCGGGGGTGACCTCGATGTCGATCGTGATGAAATATTTCGGCTAA
- a CDS encoding diacylglycerol kinase family protein, whose translation MPEALAELAARGIDLLVINGGDGTVRDVLTCGRGIFGDDWPAIAVLPKGKTNALTVDLGVPSEWTLQDAIDAYEAGERVLRRPIEIAASDESAPSVLGFIFGAGAFTRATRAGQGAHRLGAFNSLAVGVTTAWTIAQSLFGSRRNPWRKGAPMTIALGPHGAAMAHSGIGDPEYRQLLFASSLERMPAGINPFGPLRKGLKLVAIDQVSRRSLLLIPLIMMGWISQGLRERGFHQVSVPDFELTIDDQFILDGEAFPAGSYRIGQGPELAFVAPPRS comes from the coding sequence TTGCCCGAGGCGCTGGCCGAGCTTGCGGCGCGCGGTATCGATCTGCTGGTGATCAACGGCGGCGATGGCACGGTGCGCGACGTGCTGACCTGCGGGCGCGGAATCTTTGGCGACGACTGGCCTGCGATCGCGGTGCTGCCCAAGGGCAAGACCAACGCGCTGACGGTCGATCTCGGCGTGCCGTCCGAATGGACGCTGCAGGACGCGATCGATGCCTACGAAGCGGGCGAACGGGTGCTGCGCCGCCCGATCGAGATCGCGGCCAGCGATGAATCGGCACCCAGCGTGCTCGGCTTCATCTTCGGTGCGGGCGCGTTCACCCGGGCGACCCGCGCGGGACAGGGTGCGCACCGGCTCGGCGCGTTCAACAGCCTCGCAGTCGGAGTGACGACCGCGTGGACCATCGCGCAATCGCTGTTCGGCAGCCGCCGCAACCCCTGGCGCAAGGGCGCGCCGATGACCATCGCGCTCGGCCCGCACGGTGCAGCGATGGCGCACAGCGGCATCGGCGATCCGGAATATCGGCAATTGCTGTTCGCCTCGTCGCTCGAGCGGATGCCGGCCGGGATCAATCCGTTCGGTCCGTTGCGCAAGGGGCTGAAGCTGGTCGCCATCGATCAGGTCTCGCGCCGCTCGCTGCTGCTCATTCCGCTGATAATGATGGGCTGGATCAGCCAAGGCCTGCGCGAACGCGGGTTTCACCAGGTCAGCGTTCCCGATTTCGAGCTGACGATCGACGACCAGTTCATCCTCGACGGAGAGGCGTTTCCGGCCGGCAGCTACCGGATCGGGCAGGGACCCGAGCTGGCGTTCGTCGCCCCGCCCCGATCATGA
- a CDS encoding site-specific integrase, giving the protein MALSALKVKNAKPGRYVDGRGLCLFVKESGSRSWVLRMQHNGRRRDYGLGSALDVSLTEARDAAAALRRQVRAGIDPVAERRKSRKVVPSFETAARECYEALKDGWKNQNYRNWIASMENHVFPLIGRKPVDQVDSTHVVEVLTPIWLEIPDTARKILQRIGAVLDFAHIRGWREEEAALRSVRKGLPRQTDKVEHFKAMPYAEIPAFMKELATASPSTGRDALRFTIYNAVRSSETRNAVWTEIDLDKAVWTIPGERMKAKETHVVPLSKAAVSILRRRWKLRTSDDGLVFSNNGEKPISDMTMTKLLRDAGIKGATVHGFRSAFTDWAAEKTDFPKEVADKALAHKLSNQVEAAYRRTDFVEKRRELMGAWAAYLNLARTITNG; this is encoded by the coding sequence ATGGCCCTGTCAGCATTGAAGGTGAAGAACGCTAAGCCCGGTCGCTACGTTGATGGCCGTGGTTTGTGTCTTTTCGTGAAGGAAAGCGGTTCCCGTAGTTGGGTCTTGCGGATGCAGCACAACGGCAGGCGGCGCGACTACGGATTGGGATCGGCACTCGATGTATCGCTGACCGAAGCGCGGGACGCCGCAGCCGCATTGCGCCGCCAGGTTCGCGCCGGGATCGATCCGGTTGCCGAGCGACGGAAGTCGCGCAAGGTGGTGCCGAGCTTCGAAACCGCAGCGCGCGAATGTTACGAGGCGTTGAAGGACGGCTGGAAGAACCAGAACTACCGCAACTGGATCGCCAGCATGGAAAACCATGTCTTCCCGCTGATCGGCAGGAAGCCCGTCGATCAGGTGGACAGCACCCACGTCGTCGAGGTGCTCACGCCCATCTGGCTCGAAATCCCCGACACCGCTCGCAAAATTCTCCAGCGTATCGGTGCCGTACTCGACTTCGCGCATATCAGGGGATGGCGGGAAGAGGAGGCCGCGCTGCGCTCTGTCCGCAAGGGATTACCGCGCCAGACCGACAAGGTCGAACACTTCAAGGCCATGCCCTATGCAGAGATTCCGGCGTTCATGAAGGAGCTGGCGACCGCATCACCCAGCACGGGCCGCGATGCCCTGCGTTTCACCATCTACAACGCCGTGCGGTCGAGCGAAACGCGCAACGCCGTCTGGACTGAGATTGACCTCGACAAGGCGGTCTGGACCATCCCCGGCGAGCGCATGAAGGCAAAGGAAACGCATGTGGTGCCGCTCTCTAAGGCAGCGGTTTCCATTCTGCGTCGGCGCTGGAAACTGCGGACGAGCGACGATGGCCTCGTCTTCTCCAACAATGGCGAGAAGCCCATCAGCGACATGACAATGACCAAACTGTTGCGCGATGCCGGGATTAAAGGCGCGACCGTCCATGGCTTCCGCTCCGCTTTCACCGATTGGGCTGCGGAGAAGACCGACTTTCCGAAGGAGGTGGCGGACAAGGCCTTGGCGCACAAGCTGAGCAACCAGGTCGAAGCCGCCTATCGCCGCACCGACTTTGTCGAAAAGCGGCGCGAGTTGATGGGGGCGTGGGCAGCTTATCTCAACCTTGCTAGAACCATTACAAATGGTTGA
- a CDS encoding helix-turn-helix domain-containing protein: MNGHQPVEPICVRINDAARMIGVGRTKLYELISSGELETVKIGKATRITTASLHGLIRRMQVTR; the protein is encoded by the coding sequence ATGAACGGCCATCAACCTGTCGAGCCGATCTGCGTCAGGATCAATGATGCTGCCCGCATGATAGGCGTTGGGCGCACGAAGCTCTATGAGCTGATCTCCAGCGGCGAACTCGAAACGGTGAAGATCGGCAAGGCAACGCGCATCACCACCGCTAGCTTGCACGGGCTCATTCGCCGAATGCAAGTCACGCGCTAA
- the rpe gene encoding ribulose-phosphate 3-epimerase, with amino-acid sequence MPAPLISPSILSADFARLGEEVRAIDEAGADWIHVDVMDGHYVPNITIGPAVVKALRPHTAKPFDVHLMIAPVDPYLEAFADAGADIITVHPEAGPHIHRTLQAIRSLGKKAGVVLNPGTPVEVLDNLMDLVDLVLVMSVNPGFGGQSFIPSQLDKIRRIRTMIEAEGRPIHLEVDGGVNPDTAQQCVAAGADVLVAGSATFKGGPGQYAANIAALKGAA; translated from the coding sequence ATGCCTGCCCCATTGATCTCCCCTTCGATCCTGTCGGCCGACTTCGCGCGGCTGGGCGAAGAAGTGCGTGCGATCGACGAGGCCGGGGCCGACTGGATCCATGTCGACGTGATGGACGGCCACTATGTGCCCAACATCACGATCGGCCCGGCGGTGGTGAAGGCGCTGCGCCCGCACACCGCCAAGCCGTTCGACGTGCACCTGATGATCGCGCCGGTCGATCCCTATCTCGAAGCGTTCGCGGACGCAGGGGCCGACATCATCACCGTCCATCCCGAGGCGGGGCCGCACATTCATCGCACCCTTCAGGCCATCCGGTCGCTGGGCAAGAAAGCGGGCGTGGTGCTCAATCCCGGCACCCCGGTGGAGGTGCTCGACAACCTGATGGACCTGGTCGACCTGGTGCTCGTGATGAGCGTCAATCCCGGCTTCGGCGGGCAGAGCTTCATCCCCTCGCAGCTCGACAAGATCCGCCGCATCCGGACCATGATCGAGGCCGAAGGGCGGCCGATCCACCTCGAGGTCGATGGCGGGGTCAATCCGGACACCGCGCAGCAATGCGTCGCGGCCGGGGCGGACGTGCTGGTGGCGGGGTCGGCCACGTTCAAGGGCGGGCCGGGGCAATACGCGGCCAATATCGCCGCCCTCAAAGGGGCCGCATGA